ctcagtcacacatgtccccctcacacatgccccctctctccccctcagtcacacatgtcccctctctctccccctcagtcacacatgccccctccctctatccccctcagtcacacatgtcccctctctctccccctcagtcacacatgccccctctctctccccctcagtcacacatgccccctccctctctccccctcagtcacacatgccccctccctctctccccctcagtcacacatgccccctccctctatccccctcagtcacacatgtcccctctctctccccctcagtcacacatgtccccctctctctccccctcacacatgccccctctctccccctcagtcacacatgtcccctctctctccccctcagtacctcagtcacacatgccccctccctctattcccctcagtcacacatgccccctctctctatccccctcagtcacacatgccccctctctctccccctcagtcacacatgtcccctctctctccccctcagtcacacatgtcccctctctctccccctcagtcacacatgtcccctctctctccccctcagtcacacatgccccctctctctccccctcagtcacacatgccccctctctctccccctcagtcacacatgtcccctctctctccccctcagtcacacatgccccctctctctccccctctctccccccctcagtcacacatgtcccctctctccccccctcagtcacacatgccccctctctctccccctcagtcacacatgccccctctctctccccctcagtcacacatgtcccctctctctccccctcagtcacacatgtcccctctctctccccctcagtcacacatgtcccctctctctccccctcagtcacacatgccccctccctctccccctcagtcacacatgtcccctctctctccccctcagtcacacatgtcccctctctctccccctcagtcacacatgccccctctctctccccctcagtcacacatgccccctctctctccccctcagtcacacatgccccctccctctatccccctcagtcacacatgtcccctctctctccccctcagtcacacatgtccccctcacacatgccccctctctccccctcagtcacacatgtcccctctctctccccctcagtcacacatgccccctctctctccccctcagtcacacatgccccctctctctccccctcagtcacacatgtcccctctctctccccctcagtcacacatgccccctctctctccccctcagtcacacatgccccctctctctccccccctcagtcacacatgccccctctctctccccctcagtcacacatgtcccctctctctccccctcagtcacacatgtcccctctctctccccctcagtcacacatgtcccctctctcttcccctcagtcacacatgtcccctctctcttcccctcagtcacacatgtcccctatcCTCagccccctcagtcacacatgtcccctctctctccccctcagtcacacatgtcccctctctctccccctcagtcacacatgtcccctctctctccccctcagtcacacatgtcccctctctctccccctcagtcacacatgtcccctctctctccccctcagtcacacatgccccctctctctccccctcagtcacacatgccccctctctctccccctcagtcacacatgccccctctctatccccctcagtcacacatgtcccctctctctccccctcagtcacacatgccccctctctctccccctcagtcacacatgtcccctctctctccccctcagtcacacatgtcccctctctctccccatcagtcacacatgtcccctctctctccccctcagtcacacatgtcccctatcCTCagccccctcagtcacacatgtcccctctctctccccctcagtcacacatgtcccctctctctccccctcagtcacacatgtcccctatcCTCagccccctcagtcacacatgtcccctctctctccccctcagtcacacatgtcccctctctctccccctcagtcacacatgtcccctctctctccccctcagtcacacatgccccctctctctccccctcagtcacacatgtcccctctctctccccctcagtcacacatgtcccctctctctccccctcagtcacacatgtcccctctctctccccctcagtcacacatgtcccctctctctccccctcagtcacacatgtcccctctctctccccatcagtcacacatgtcccctctctctccccctcagtcacacatgccccctctctctccccctcagtcacacatgtcctccctctatccccctcagtcacacatgtcccctatcCTCagccccctcagtcacacatgtcccctctctctccccctcagtcacacatgtcccctctctctccccctcagtcacacatgtcccctctctcttcccctcagtcacacatgtcccctctctcttcccctcagtcacacatgtcccctatcCTCagccccctcagtcacacatgtcccctctctctccccctcagtcacacatgtcccctctctctccccctcagtcacacatgtcccctctctctccccctcagtcacacatgtcccctctctctccccctcagtcacacatgtcccctctctctccccctcagtcacacatgccccctctctctccccctcagtcacacatgccccctctctctccccctcagtcacacatgccccctctctatccccctcagtcacacatgtcccctctctctccccctcagtcacacatgccccctctctctccccctcagtcacacatgtcccctctctctccccctcagtcacacatgtcccctctctctccccatcagtcacacatgtcccctctctctcccccctcagtcacacatgtcccctatcCTCagccccctcagtcacacatgtcccctctctctccccctcagtcacacatgtcccctctctctccccctcagtcacacatgtcccctatcCTCagccccctcagtcacacatgtcccctctctctccccctcagtcacacatgtcccctctctctccccctcagtcacacatgtcccctctctctccccctcagtcacacatgccccctctctctccccctcagtcacacatgtcccctctctctccccctcagtcacacatgtcccctctctctccccctcagtcacacatgtcccctctctctccccctcagtcacacatgtcccctctctctccccctcagtcacacatgtcccctctctctccccatcagtcacacatgtcccctctctctccccctcagtcacacatgccccctctctctccccctcagtcacacatgtcctccctctatccccctcagtcacacatgtcccctatcCTCagccccctcagtcacacatgtcccctctctctccccctcagtcacacatgtcccctctctctccccctcagtcacacatgtcccctatcCTCagccccctcagtcacacatgtcccctctctctccccctcagtcacacatgtcccctctctctccccctcagtcacacatgtcccctctctctccccctcagtcacacatgtcccctctctctccccccctcagtcacacatgtcccctatcCTCagccccctcagtcacacatgtcccctctctctccccctcagtcacacatgtcccctctctctccccctcagtcacacatgtcccctatcCTCagccccctcagtcacacatgtcccctctctctctccctcagtcacacatgtcccctctctctccccatcagtcacacatgtcccctctctctccccatcagtcacacatgtcccccaNNNNNNNNNNNNNNNNNNNNNNNNNNNNNNNNNNNNNNNNNNNNNNNNNNNNNNNNNNNNNNNNNNNNNNNNNNNNNNNNNNNNNNNNNNNNNNNNNNNNNNNNNNNNNNNNNNNNNNNNNNNNNNNNNNNNNNNNNNNNNNNNNNNNNNNNNNNNNNNNNNNNNNNNNNNNNNNNNNNNNNNNNNNNNNNNNNNNNNNNTTGCTCTTTGTAATACACCTTTACAAACAAAGatatggataagatcttggttacaGGATAGGGAACATAGAATTGTAGTAAATGGAATtaattcacaggagggaaaggttaccagtggaggaccccaaggatctgtacttggaccagtgcttttaatatatttattagtgacattgtggtattgaagggaaagtatgccctTTTTgcagatatgcaacagggtagacacaccaggaggggtaaaacaaatgattgatgatctaggtagactagaggaacggtcaagagagtggcaactacagtttaatgccaaaaatcatgcacttgggtctcaaaatctaaagactaaatatagtattaatgtcactataatggaaactaccgaggaaagggatctaggagtaactatttcaggtgacataaaagcaggtaagcaatgtaacaaagcaatgaggaaggcaagtcagatgcttggttgtatagggagaggaatcagtagcagaaagaaagaagtaataataccactgtataggtcattggtacggcctcatctagaatactgtgttcagttctggaggctatttctccagaaggatataaatacattatagactgcacaaagaagggcaactaaaatggtgcatggcctacagcacaaaacttaaacGGACAgaataaaagatcttaatatgtatatcttgtagcagagaagggaaagagggaacatgatagaaactttcaaatacatcaagggttttaacaaggtgcaggagggaaacattgttcaaaagaagagaagtattagaacacgaggacatgcactgacactggggggaagagaagtgttagaacacgaggacatgtactgacactggagggaagtaggtccagaggaaatatgaggaaaaactacttcacagaaagggtagtggataagtggaatagccttatATGTGAGAGTTCACTAATAACACAATACTGCAACGCAGCTTTGAGGCACGTTAATGAACGAGCTTGTAACACTCTGTTAGTGAAAACAAGGTTCAAGATTTTACCTAGGTTTTACCTAGTACTTTTCAAAGATTGTGTTTTGTTGAAATACCATGAACTTTAATTTAGTTTATGCACAGTGAACACAACCACGCAAGTACTTGCtctggtatatttttattttttatattaatcaaTAAGGTGACAATTTTGTTTAGTTTTGCTACTGTACACCCTTGTTTCCACAACCTATATTGCTACTTACCCAAGATACAATAGGTGGAACCTGTGATCAGGAACAAGAGTTATAACATATTATACAGTTCTCCTACAAGTCTACGTGGGTTAATTTCCATTCTTATCAAGGTTATTGTGAAGCCAATTTTTACACCCTAATGATGTCATCTCCTATATAGTTTTATAACTCAAAttatacagtttatttttatgtgGTATTAAACTTTATAAAACAAATGTGGAATGCAAATTATAATTCCTTAGCATGCAGATATAACTGTTGACTTTTTATAACATTATTTAGTCATTTTAAAGCAGAATTTTGGTAattgaacacattttttttacaattaaaaaataaaattacaccaTTCAGTTTTATTAAGGATGTTGATATGATACCTGCCTCACCTCTTTACATGTCATGTTCTTCTCATATAAGCCAGAGTAAAGTATGAACATTCTAAAAGAGAATTCCaaccaaaatgtttatttatgcaaTAACCACAAATTAGCTGTGTGAACACCCTATATCGTCCAGTTTGCATTCAAACTCTAGGTTGGGATCTGTAAAGCAATTGTAAACTCAGCGTACCGACACGAGTAATCCCAAAATGATGGGCGTTCTGGCAAGGTGATCATCGCAATTTTACTAGCTGGATGAGGagtgtttattgcacaaataaaatagttGCTTGGAGTTTTTCTTCAAATTCTGAAATCAGCCGATAGTTGAAGCCACCGGATTTTCTCATTGTTTAAACATTATGGAACATATGAAACATATAATGTCCGCAGGAGAACTGAGCAAGGCTGGGGAGAACCCTTCAAAGTAGAAAGCTAAGCACAACTAGAGAAAATTGTAAAAGAACACAGAAAACTTTAGATGCCAACAAGCTGAAGGAATCACATTTTCAAAGATGATCATCATCTACCAAACCTCAGAAGAGTTTGAAAAGATCAGAAATCTTCGATCTTCTTGAGGTACTACAACAAGAATACTGGACATATACTAGCCCTCATGTGTCCCTACAAGCTTGATTACATTATCCCAAACTTATGTCACTTGTTAACAGGTAACAATGAGCTGTAATTTATGCGGTAATCAAGTTTTATTTTTCTGGCTCCAAAAAAGTATAGCACTACTTGGTTTTGTGCAGACCACTGAGATGCACATAGATAGCACTAACATAGCAATGTATTAGATGGACACAGGATGCAATTAGAAGGGAGGAATTTTGAACATTTCAATATAATAATCAATGAAATCCAAATTTATAAATATGCAGTGTATTCACCTGGCTCTTCATCTCTGAAATCCCAGAGAGTAGTTGCAGACCACAAGGGATAGTATTGTCGTTCCCAAAATTTCAAAGTTCTAGATCTATTATTTGCTGAATTCAacaagcttaaaaaaataaaacagtaaatttAGCATGTGCAAAAGTACAGGCACCCTTGTTGGTCAGTGCTTATTACTTTTGGCGTAATTCACAGCTTCACAAAGTGTCCTGTAGCTAGCCGAGTCTTTCTATTGTCGCTAAAGCATCTTTTCCCCTCTTCCTTGCAGAACTCTTCTTTAAGGCGCTGAATATTTGGGATCTGCCCACGTTTCAATAATATtaaaatctccacttttaaaatattaaaagtggAGATCATTCAGGAATTTTAAATCTTTTGTTTCTGTAGTTACTCTATGATTGATTTGAGGCaggtctttgatttttttttttactgaaatatcCAACCTCTTTTCAAGTTCAATTATATCACAGACTCTGGGACATTAGACTCTAGGATGTGTTGATATGTGGTCCATTCTTTCTTCCACCCAATTTCCTTTGTCACTGGCTGCCAAAGAACCCCAAAGCAGAAAAGATCCACCCAAAAACATGTATCGTATTTATTGTGGCTTTGCCcataaagttaatattttttctttcttctgtctaAAGTCCTTTGTTCCACAAAGATTCTGTCGTATCTATATTTTGATTTGCATACTTCAAATGTTGTCTATAGTGATAAGGTCATCGGGAAAGTATCCTTCTGACAACTTTCCCATGAAGATTATTTTGGTGTAAGTAATCTTATACTGTGGACATGTCCATTTCTCTGGTCTCAGCTGAACCTTTCGGCATGGCCTCAGAAATGATATGCGGGTACTGTGTtggatcatcaccatttatttatatagcgccactaattccgcagcactgtacaaagaactcactcacatcagtccctgccccattggggcttacagtctaaattccctaatatatatacacacaaacacacagactagggtcaatttgatagcagacaactaagctaccagtatgtttttggagcgtgggaggaaaccggagcacccggaggaaacccacgcaaacacggggagaacatacaaactcctccccatggtcgggaattgaactcatgaccccagtgctgtgaggcagaagtgctaaccactgagccccgGTGTTGCCGTACATGACATGTCTGCAAGCGGTCTATCATAGATTAATCTGGGTCTTACTGATCTTCCCTTGACTTCAACAATTGCCTGTATCCTACATTTCTTAATGtttctgacaatgtaatatcCAAGCTGGAAACATTAAGATATTTTTAATAACCTTCACATGCTCTGTAACAGTCAGTTATCTTTCTTTCCAAGCCCGCTGTCAACTGCTCAGAGGAGTACAAGGCTATTGAGAGGacgcacacaaaaaaaaggaGGTTAGAAGGGTCCGAGTACTCACTGAACTTTGCAATTCCCTTAATTGAAGGAAACATTACATTTTGAGACCTGATAAATCAACTGCAAGGGTGCCCAaaggtttgcccattccatattcacagtttttttttcaatctgttaaattcagcacataaaattaaatatgttcaAGTTTGTACCCTGCAGAGGTTAAGTTATATTCCTTTCGCCAAGTGATTCATTTACAAGAAAACAAATAGCTGTGATCAAAAAGAATTTGATTCTTTCAGGAATGTTTTAAGTTTATTCAGATCATTCAAAACCTCTTCTATATTCAGAGCAAGCATATTATTATTCCCTTGTGTGAGTCCTATAATGCGATATGAGGGCTGacttctgggtaaaacatttcccacagtcagaACATGAGAACGGTCTCTCTCCAGTGTGAGTCCTGAGGTGAACAGTAAGATATGATTTACGGTTAAAActcttcccacattcagaacaggaAAATGGCCTCTCACCACTATGAGTTTTCTGGTGCTTAACAAGATCTGAACTAAAAGTGAAGCATTTGCGGCAGTGAGGGCAGGAAAAAGGTTTCGAGCCTCTGTGAATTTTCTCGTGCCTTACACGGTCGGAGTTACTAGCAAAACCTTTCCCACAATGAGTGCAAGAAAACGGCTTCTCACCAGTGTGAGTTCTCTGGTGAAGAGTAAGATGAGCAATGTaactaaaacatttcccacattcagggcAAGAATATATTGGTTTCCCTtgatgaattctctgatgtagaGAGAGCAAAGAGTTACTTGTGAAACATTCCCCACAGTCATAACAGTCGTATGATTGTCGTCCTTTGTAAACCATCTGATTTTTAAGATCTGAATTGTTAATAAGCCATTTTTTACACTGGGAGCAGTTACACGTCTTGCCTGTAGCATGTATTTTTTGATGAGTCGATACAGACAGTGTTGGTGTATAATCTTTGGATGTATAAATGTCAATGTCTGTAGAGATTCCTTCTTCACATGAGACTgcttcctccttaatatgagtagatgtatattgtgtatgatctgtgggtgtataaatgtcagtgtctgtagAGATCCCTTCTTCACACGAGACTGATTCCTTCTTAATATCAGtagatatatattgtgtatgatctgtgggtgtataaatgtcagtgtctgtgaggtttcctccatcacacgagactgattcctccttaatatgagtagatgtatattgtgtatgatctgtgggtgtattaATGTCAGTGTGTGAGAGATTTTCTTCGTCACATGAGACTGATActtccttaatatgagtagatggaTATTTAGTTCCAGCACCATTAGGCCGACCTGTTAGAAAGAAATACATTGTGGTCAGATTTTTAAACTCATAATCTTAAGTCTAACCTCTTTACTATGTGTAGATGTAGTTGCACAAATTAGGTGACCTACGTGCTGGTAACCTCGTTTACACTGTGAACCCGCAAGTACACAGACATTTTGGAGATCACTAGATCCACTGATCTAAACGAAATGTGCACTATCTGTATTTACAAGGTCTGGATATGCTGTCTTACCCTCTAATGTGAGGCTCTGGTGAtcctccatcatcacgtccttgtacagatccttgtgtccttctaaatactcccactcctccatggagaaatagacagtgacatcctgacaccttataggaacctgacacacacaatgatacagtcatcatccagacacatcccctggtgttactgtataatgtcccattcccagcagtcacctctccagtcagcagctgaatgatcttgttggtcagttccaggatcttctggtcattgtctctctcatgtatcagtgagtgaggtggaggcaccgtgatggggctctgggtcctgctcaatcctcctgatacACAGGGATGGCTGCTGGGTGTCTCACACTCACCAGACTTCTTCAcaactgtgtaatcctgtgtagtTAGAAATATAGCTATAAATATCAATATCTACAATTGTAAATTATGCCACCTCTCCTTCAGGACCCTGTATTTTATAATAGCGATAAGAGTGATGtcactcccagaatccctcacctctccagtcatatccctgttttatTACTAGAGacaagaatgatgtcactgtgacattcccagaatccctcacctctccagtcatatccctgttttatTACTAGAGacaagaatgatgtcactgtgacattcccagaatccctcacctctccagtcatatccctgttttatTACTAGAGacaagaatgatgtcactgtgacattcccagaatccctcacctttccagtcatatccctgttttatTACTAGAGAcaagaatgatgtcactgagacattcccagaatccctcacctttccagtcatatccctgttttatTACTAGAGAcaagaatgatgtcactgagacattcccagaatccctcacctctccagtcatatccctgttttatTACTAGAGAcaagaatgatgtcactgagacattcccagaatccctcacctctccagtcatgtccctgttttattactagagacaaaagtgatgtcactgagacattcccagaatccctcacctctccagtcatatccctgttttatTACTAGAGAcaagaatgatgtcactgagacattcccagaatccctcacctctccagtcagcaggcagatgatctccagggtgagatttaatatcctttCAGTTGTATGACTTttgtccttgtccatcctcagtTTTTCTGCATCTATATAGGTCTCTTTTCTATAGATTTGAAGAAGAGGTTTTTTTCTTGGCCTTTCACAACTTAATCATGCTAGATAAAGAAAAAATTAGAATTAGTCAAGAAATATCACACTAAGGCAACAAAGCAGAACACCAGCTCTTTGGAACCATACCAAaagtactttaaaataaaatataaatatttgtcttTCCATAAATGCAATATTAGTTATCTTGAAATAAACGTTTTACGGAGCCTGTAATGTATAACTCTTCCAATAAATACCGTTCTAAAGCTCACTGTTATTCTATAGGATCCATGACTGCATTCTATAGAGACAAACATAAAAGAGAGCTACGCATGTCCAATACTCTGAATTTCATCATTCATGTGTGCCATATCCCTGATGGTTTCATCCAGACTCAGGATTGTTCATTCAGATCCACAGATCTTATAAGACCAACTATTTTGAGTCCTTCCCTGTCTCTTATTCCTCTAGTGTTGTGGGGTAACACAGATGGTCCAATCTTTTCTAGTCCTTTAATTCCTCCGAGTCCATCCTGAATTCAGTGGTCCTAGAACGTTTGTGAACTCTTTAAATTTTCTaaatttctgcataaatgtgGCCTTAAATTATCTTCATCTAaatcataaaaatagataaagagaacacaataaatcaaataacacaaTAGAATATACTTTTACATTCACGTATGGATCAAAATGAtccaacattacatttatttgtcGGCATGAGTATGTGAAGCTCTAGGAATTAGTTCGATTAAGGGGGAAATAAATGTCAGGAATCAATGGTATAATAATCAGGTCTGAGAGTACGAGTATGAGTATAAGAGGACCTCACAAAAAAAGTTGTCGTTGCTCATCAGGTTGGCCGTGGTCGGCCAACAAAAATCACTCCAAGAGCAATGCCTATGATAATCCGGGAGAAAGGCACCCAGGATACTTTCAGCAGGCCTCTCCAAGAAGAACATTGATGCCCATTAAAAGTTTGCTAAAGACCACATGGAAGAAATTTTCCTGGACAAAGAAGTCTAATATAGAAATTTTTCGCTTAAATAAGAAACATTATTTTTGGAGAAAGCCAAGCCCTGTGTTCCAACATAAGaacgtggccttatctgtgtggagtttgtatgttctccctgtgtttgcgtgggtttcctccgagtgctccggtttcctcccacacgccaaaaacataatgttaggttaattggctgctctcaaaatttaccctagtctctctctctgtctgtgtgtatgtgtgttagggaatttagactgtaagccccaatggagcagggactgatgtgagtgagttctctgtacagcgttgcggaattagtggcgctatataaataactgatgatgatgatactaagaAAAATATCTAATTGCTTTGGATTATGATTCAGTCTTTAGAACATCTTCTTTTACGGTCAGGAAAAGTTTAAGAAAACTTGGGATCCTTGGATTAGGCACTTGTCTCCCCCGCTTACTTCACTCGTAGCTTTTTAATACTCCGAGGAAGACCCGCTGTGGGCAGGATCTCTGCCTCAGCTGCTTATTTACTCTCTTCCATTCTCCTCTCTATATTTGCAAGAAGCCCCTTTTAGCTGTAATTGCAGCTGTGAGCCTGTCTGAGTCTCTTCTAGCTTTGCACATCTGGACACTACAATTTTCGTCTTTGTAATAT
The nucleotide sequence above comes from Mixophyes fleayi isolate aMixFle1 chromosome 6, aMixFle1.hap1, whole genome shotgun sequence. Encoded proteins:
- the LOC142159914 gene encoding uncharacterized protein LOC142159914, which codes for MDKDKSHTTERILNLTLEIICLLTGEDYTVVKKSGECETPSSHPCVSGGLSRTQSPITVPPPHSLIHERDNDQKILELTNKIIQLLTGEVPIRCQDVTVYFSMEEWEYLEGHKDLYKDVMMEDHQSLTLEGRPNGAGTKYPSTHIKEVSVSCDEENLSHTDINTPTDHTQYTSTHIKEESVSCDGGNLTDTDIYTPTDHTQYISTDIKKESVSCEEGISTDTDIYTPTDHTQYTSTHIKEEAVSCEEGISTDIDIYTSKDYTPTLSVSTHQKIHATGKTCNCSQCKKWLINNSDLKNQMVYKGRQSYDCYDCGECFTSNSLLSLHQRIHQGKPIYSCPECGKCFSYIAHLTLHQRTHTGEKPFSCTHCGKGFASNSDRVRHEKIHRGSKPFSCPHCRKCFTFSSDLVKHQKTHSGERPFSCSECGKSFNRKSYLTVHLRTHTGERPFSCSDCGKCFTQKSALISHYRTHTRE